The genomic region CAGACTGAATACCAAGTAACTTGGCTTGTACCGCTTCTTCTTCCCGAAAATAATTTTGACTGGCCGCGTACACCCAGCCCACAATCAGTACGATAACCACCAGAATCGTTGGGATCCATTTTCTCATACCCGTCTGCGCCTCCACCATAAGAGTACACCGAGTATAACAAAGATGAGCGGGAACGCCACAATCGCCACAAAGAAGATCGTTCTAGCCTGTTCACCGTTCAGGTATGCCATCTCATAACCGGCTTGAACCCGTGGACGAATCGTCAATCCATCTTCTTTTTCACTCAAATAGTTCACTGTATTCAAAATAAAATCCCGATTGCCGCCATTCGCAATTTCCGAATCCTGCATGAAAATGGACGAGCCCAGAATAACTGCCTTCGGTTTACCATCCGTTGTATCGGCTGCATACCCCAATTCCACTGGACCCTGAATGTCCTCTTCGGCATCATTGGTCGTTTCATTTTGCAATAAACCGCCGATATTCGTCTCCCCATAACTGTCATCCGAAGAATGAATTAACGGGGAAAGGGTATATTTATCCTGTTCTTTGCTGGTCAGCGCAATCGACAGCGACAACATCGGATACAATTGGCTTGCAGCAAGTTTGTCCGTAATTGCATGCGTACCATACTCCGGCACGACCCAGAGCGGCCCCATCGTACTGGCTTGCTGATTATCCACCATGACCGCATGCTCATCTACGACGCCATAGTCAGCCATCAGGGCATCGATGTTTTTCCAACTCGATTTCATATCTTCCACAAATCCGAGGGATAATAACAGCTTGCCTCCATTACTCAAATAGGTACGAATGGCTTTCATTTCCGTATCACTGAGATCACGTTGTGGACCAATAATAGCGAGCACATCTGCATCCTCCGGAACCTTCCCGGCTTGATTCAGCTGCAACTCTTCCGTTTGCACATTATTTTGTTCCAAGGAGGATTGAAGTGTGGTCATCTGATCAAGACTCAACTCTTCATGTCCGGTCAAAAAGACCATTTTGTGCATTTCCGTGGATGACATATTCATGAGCGCCTGCGTCAGCTTTTCCTCACCTGTGAACTGATATGATCCGTCACTGCCGTCACCTGTCGCGGTGAACAGACTCGCAATATCAATCACTTTGTGTTGATCTCCCTGCTCCAGTACGATGGAGCTGCCTGTTATGCCGTATTTGGATGCCAACGCAGGTTCCTGCGTCAGATTATACTGTTTTAGCTTTAGCTTGCTGTTGCGTTTGGTATACTCCTCCACCATATCCGTGACCTCACGGTTCAGGACCGTGTTGTTGGCATTTTCGACGGTTAACACCAGAATGTTGACGTCGTCCTTCACGTTTTTGATCGCAGTAAGGGACTGGTCAGATAACGTGTATTGTTTATTCGAGGTCAGATCCAGCTGGAAGCCGCCAAGTGAATTCAGGAACAGTGTTAGCAAAATAAAGATGCCAATCACCGCTACAGACAGCACGGTACTGTTGGTATGACTTAACCATTTTTTCATCTTCTCACCTCCACCGCTTCCGTTCCACAATTTGAATGCTTAACAGCAGAAATACACCTGAAAGTGTGACATAGTACAAGATATCCGGCCCACTAAGCACACCTTTCATGAAGCTGTCGAACCGGTTAGTCAGGGCAAACGGGTCCAGCCACTGTTGCAAAGCAGATCCCGTATTGCCTGCGAATGAATCAAGCATCCACAAAACGAGCAAAATAATAAAACCAGCCACCGCAGACACCATCTGATGCTGGGATAACGTTGAAGCGAACAGTCCAATCGCCATCATGCTTCCACCCAGGAAGAATAACCCCAGCGCAGACATCCATACCGTAGTCATATCCAGTGTCCCATAGAACGACATGATGAATGGATACACCAGACTGCACAGGATGAGTACGACCAGAATGGCGAGAGAAGCGAGATATTTGCCGAATATAATTTCCGACACACGTGCCGGAGAGGTAAGCAACAATTCATCCGTTCCCTGTCTGAATTCTTCAGCGATCAAACGCATCGTCAGCAATGGTACAACAAACAGCAGCATGGACAACGTGTCTCCCAACACGAGACGATAATCGACAATGCTCGGCTGGTAATATACAAAGCTTGAATAGAACAACAGACTGGTCATCAGTACATATACAGCAAAAGCAAAATAGGACGTTGGTGACAGAAAATAAGCTTGCAGCTCTTTGTTGCATACCGCCATCATTCGTCTCATTTGGAGTCCTCCCCTTTACGAGAATGGGGCGAGGAATCCGCTGATGCACTCGCTGATGTTCCCAATACACTCGACGAGTCGATGTCCGAAGTTACGTCCTGATCCGTCTCTGCCCCAGCAACCTTATCCACATCTGCCAAATTCGTGTCTGTGTCGGTTGTCTCCGTTGTCGTCAGCTTCAGGAAGATTTGCTCCAGACTCAGGTTCTCCTTCTTCATCTCCAGTATCGGTAATCCTGCACCGGACAAAAGGTAGAACAGCTCTTCCCGAAAATCTTCCGCACTTTCTCCGGTGAGCAGCATTTTAACCGTATCCGTTGAAGCTGAAGTCAGTGAAGTGTCTTTGACGTCATTCGCATCGGACGTCTGAATGACTTCACTCCGCACCTTCTCCCATGGTGACAGCACATTATGTATTTGCTCCGCAGTGGCTTTTACTTCAATCGA from Paenibacillus sp. FSL R5-0341 harbors:
- a CDS encoding GldG family protein, with the translated sequence MKKWLSHTNSTVLSVAVIGIFILLTLFLNSLGGFQLDLTSNKQYTLSDQSLTAIKNVKDDVNILVLTVENANNTVLNREVTDMVEEYTKRNSKLKLKQYNLTQEPALASKYGITGSSIVLEQGDQHKVIDIASLFTATGDGSDGSYQFTGEEKLTQALMNMSSTEMHKMVFLTGHEELSLDQMTTLQSSLEQNNVQTEELQLNQAGKVPEDADVLAIIGPQRDLSDTEMKAIRTYLSNGGKLLLSLGFVEDMKSSWKNIDALMADYGVVDEHAVMVDNQQASTMGPLWVVPEYGTHAITDKLAASQLYPMLSLSIALTSKEQDKYTLSPLIHSSDDSYGETNIGGLLQNETTNDAEEDIQGPVELGYAADTTDGKPKAVILGSSIFMQDSEIANGGNRDFILNTVNYLSEKEDGLTIRPRVQAGYEMAYLNGEQARTIFFVAIVAFPLIFVILGVLLWWRRRRV
- a CDS encoding ABC transporter permease subunit: MRRMMAVCNKELQAYFLSPTSYFAFAVYVLMTSLLFYSSFVYYQPSIVDYRLVLGDTLSMLLFVVPLLTMRLIAEEFRQGTDELLLTSPARVSEIIFGKYLASLAILVVLILCSLVYPFIMSFYGTLDMTTVWMSALGLFFLGGSMMAIGLFASTLSQHQMVSAVAGFIILLVLWMLDSFAGNTGSALQQWLDPFALTNRFDSFMKGVLSGPDILYYVTLSGVFLLLSIQIVERKRWR